A genome region from Bacillaceae bacterium IKA-2 includes the following:
- the pgeF gene encoding peptidoglycan editing factor PgeF — MKNEAFVLDSHPFLTLEPLKVLDDRLIVGFSTRSKGYSIEAYDSLNLGLHVQDEDSTVIENRKKLADELQFPLNRWVFSEQIHGSNIKKVSQKDCGSGTLQIKSAIEGCDGLFTKENNILLASLYADCVPLYFYSTTNTIIGLAHAGWKGTVAKIGPEMVRKWTDEEEIPLNSIYVAIGPAISKECYEVDDFVISKVIEVLPEGSLMPFKKNGRGKYLLDLKELNVQLLLNIGIKPDHIFKSNFCTYTEKDLFYSYRRKQQTGRMMSFIGRMD, encoded by the coding sequence TTGAAAAATGAGGCTTTTGTTTTAGATAGTCACCCATTTCTAACGCTGGAGCCGTTAAAAGTGCTTGATGATAGACTTATTGTCGGATTTTCAACGAGATCAAAAGGGTATAGTATAGAGGCGTATGATTCTTTAAACCTTGGATTGCATGTTCAAGATGAAGATAGTACTGTAATAGAAAATCGAAAAAAGCTAGCAGACGAACTCCAATTCCCATTAAATAGATGGGTCTTTTCAGAGCAAATTCATGGGAGTAATATAAAAAAAGTTAGCCAAAAAGATTGTGGAAGTGGTACGTTACAAATTAAAAGTGCAATTGAGGGTTGTGATGGGTTATTCACAAAAGAAAATAATATCCTTTTAGCAAGCCTTTATGCAGATTGTGTGCCATTATATTTTTATTCGACTACAAACACAATTATTGGCTTAGCACATGCGGGCTGGAAGGGAACTGTTGCTAAAATCGGACCGGAAATGGTTCGAAAGTGGACAGACGAGGAAGAAATCCCTTTAAATTCGATATACGTTGCAATCGGACCTGCAATTTCCAAAGAATGCTATGAAGTGGATGACTTTGTGATCAGTAAAGTTATCGAAGTTTTGCCAGAGGGTTCACTGATGCCTTTTAAGAAAAATGGCCGAGGTAAATATTTATTAGATTTAAAGGAATTAAACGTACAACTATTACTAAATATTGGAATAAAACCAGATCATATTTTTAAATCAAATTTCTGTACGTATACAGAAAAAGATTTATTTTACTCTTATCGTCGGAAGCAACAAACAGGTAGAATGATGAGTTTTATTGGACGAATGGATTAG
- a CDS encoding YlmC/YmxH family sporulation protein encodes MLKISEIQSKDIVNISDGKVLGHISDLDINLETGAVEAIIIGGTGKMLTFLGGRETEISIPWANIVKIGSDVILVRIEES; translated from the coding sequence ATGTTGAAAATTTCAGAAATTCAATCAAAAGATATTGTAAATATTTCTGACGGGAAGGTACTAGGTCATATTAGTGATTTAGACATTAATTTAGAAACAGGTGCTGTCGAAGCAATTATTATTGGTGGAACAGGAAAGATGCTTACATTTTTAGGGGGGAGAGAAACGGAAATTAGCATACCGTGGGCAAATATTGTTAAGATAGGTTCTGATGTAATTTTAGTTCGTATTGAGGAATCCTAA